The following are from one region of the Heliangelus exortis chromosome 2, bHelExo1.hap1, whole genome shotgun sequence genome:
- the LOC139792831 gene encoding carboxymethylenebutenolidase homolog isoform X2, giving the protein MANESRPCPCDIGDRFDYGGRGLEVQIEHIKAYVCKPPASTGKAVIVIHDIFGWQLPNTRYMTDMLAANGYIAICPDFFVGQEAWKPSNDWATFDEWRKTRNASKIDKEVDVILKYLSEQCGAKKTGAIGFCWGGAAVHHLMLKNPHLKAGVSLYGVIKFFEDSYSLLHPTFFIFGEKDDIIPLEQSNKESAVTEMHRRENTAKTHCVCLPEKSPCWSKS; this is encoded by the exons ATGGCTAATGAGTCGAGGCCTTGCCCATGTGATATTGGAGACAGGTTTGACTATGGAGGCCGTGGCCTGGAAGTACAAATTGAGCACATCAAGGCGTATGTTTGCAAACCACCTGCCAGCACAGGCAAAGCTGTGATTGTGATTCATGATATATTTGGATGGCAACTCCCAAACACCAGATACATGACTGATATGCTTGCAGCTAATGGATACAT agCCATCTGCCCAGATTTTTTTGTGGGACAAGAAGCCTGGAAGCCTTCTAATGACTGGGCGACTTTTGATGAGTGGCGGAAAACCCGAAATGCCAGCAAAATAGACAA AGAAGTTGATGTCATCCTGAAGTACCTAAGTGAACAATGTGGTGCAAAGAAGACTGGTGCCATTGGGTTTTGCTGGGGTGGAGCAGCAGTACATCATCTGATGCTGAAAAACCCTCATTTAAAGGCAGGAGTGTCCCTCTATG GAGTGATCAAGTTCTTTGAGGACAGCTACAGTTTACTTCATCCCACCTTCTTCATTTTTGGTGAAAAGGATGATATCATCCCATTGGAACAG tcaaaTAAAGAAAGTGCAGTAACAGAAATGCATAGAAGAGAAAACACGGCAAAGACACACTGTGTCTGCCTCccagaaaa GTCACCCTGCTGGAGcaaaagctaa
- the LOC139792833 gene encoding LOW QUALITY PROTEIN: serine/threonine-protein kinase SBK2-like (The sequence of the model RefSeq protein was modified relative to this genomic sequence to represent the inferred CDS: deleted 3 bases in 2 codons), which produces MDISPRPPHSPSFLPSQRSPSAGGSVPRTRGMGKGRSVTRIPVMPGSPPGCSAQAEPSPEAALREERQPTAVSAALLEKAMVFLQHSAMAKSSAAAVSVAPTVLEELLEITAQSLVRTEVAEHYEVIRELGRGKYGHVMLVTHRQRGTPMALKLLPKASTKLHTFLYEYCVALSLATHPAIISMFGIAIESSKYYGFLYEAALHKDLISIIKPRDGIPEAAAKQCAKQLVSALEFIHSRGLVYRDVKPENVLLFDPECRLIKLTDFGLTRPKGTKLKLVAGVIPYTAPELSNTADAQGVPIDASMDAWAFGVLLFCLLTGYFPWEQSLPDDPFFEDFMLWQETGLEKDLPRHWKRLTAKAALMLRSLLALDPAKRSPVSGALHYVDFPWKLEDRQSEEAVVKP; this is translated from the exons ATGGATATCTCCCCTCgtcccccccactccccctcttttcttccttcccagagGTCACCTTCAGCAGGAGGCAGTGTG CCCAGGACCAGAGGCATGGGGAAGGGGCGGAGCGTCACGCGTATCCCTGTAATGCCTGGCAGC CCCCCTGGCTGCTCAGCGCAGGCTGAACCCAGCCCGGAGGCTGCACTAAGGGAAGAGAGGCAGCCCACGGCCGTCAGTGCTGCACTGCTGGAGAAG GCTATGGTGTTTCTGCAGCACTCAGCAATGGCCaagagctcagctgcagctgtgtcAGTGGCACCCACTGTCCTGGAAGAGCTCCTGGAAATCACGGCTCAGAGCCTGGTGCGCACTGAGGTGGCCGAGCACTATGAGGTTATTcgggagctgggaaggggcaaGTATGGACATGTGATGCTAGTGACCCACAGGCAGAGAG ggACTCCTATGGCCCTCAAGCTGCTACCCAAAGCCAGTACCAAGCTGCACACCTTCCTGTATGAGTATTGCGTGGCGCTCTCCCTCGCCACCCACCCTGCCATCATCAGCATGTTTGGAATTGCCATCGAGTCCAGCAAGTACTATGGCTTCCTCTATGAAGCAGCACTGCACAAAGACCTCATCTCTATTATCAAGCCCCGG GACGGGATCCCCGAGGCGGCCGCCAAGCAGTGTGCCAAGCAGCTGGTGAGCGCGCTGGAGTTCATCCACAGCCGAGGGCTGGTGTACCGTGACGTGAAGCCTGAGAATGTGCTGCTTTTCGATCCCGAGTGCCGACTCATCAAGCTGACTGACTTTGGGCTCACGCGGCCCAAAGGTACCAAGCTCAAGCTGGTGGCTGGGGTAATCCCTTACACTGCCCCGGAGCTGAGCAACACCGCCGATGCCCAGGGGGTGCCTATCGACGCCAGCATGGATGCCTGGGCCTTTGGCGTGCTTCTTTTCTGCCTGCTGACTGGCTACttcccctgggagcagagcctgccGGATGACCCTTTTTTTGAGGACTTTATGCTGTGGCAGGAGACTGGCTTGGAGAAGGACCTGCCCCGACACTGGAAACGCCTGACGGCGAAGGCTGCCCTGATGCTGCGGAGCCTGCTGGCCCTGGATCCAGCCAAACGCAGCCCTGTCAGTGGGGCATTGCACTATGTGGACTTCCCTTGGAAGCTGGAGGACAGGCAGAGTGAAGAGGCTGTGGTGAAGCCCTAG
- the LOC139792831 gene encoding carboxymethylenebutenolidase homolog isoform X1, producing MANESRPCPCDIGDRFDYGGRGLEVQIEHIKAYVCKPPASTGKAVIVIHDIFGWQLPNTRYMTDMLAANGYIAICPDFFVGQEAWKPSNDWATFDEWRKTRNASKIDKEVDVILKYLSEQCGAKKTGAIGFCWGGAAVHHLMLKNPHLKAGVSLYGVIKFFEDSYSLLHPTFFIFGEKDDIIPLEQVTLLEQKLKENCKVDYEVKIYPGQTHGFVHRKREDINPQDKPFIEEGRKDMINWLNKYL from the exons ATGGCTAATGAGTCGAGGCCTTGCCCATGTGATATTGGAGACAGGTTTGACTATGGAGGCCGTGGCCTGGAAGTACAAATTGAGCACATCAAGGCGTATGTTTGCAAACCACCTGCCAGCACAGGCAAAGCTGTGATTGTGATTCATGATATATTTGGATGGCAACTCCCAAACACCAGATACATGACTGATATGCTTGCAGCTAATGGATACAT agCCATCTGCCCAGATTTTTTTGTGGGACAAGAAGCCTGGAAGCCTTCTAATGACTGGGCGACTTTTGATGAGTGGCGGAAAACCCGAAATGCCAGCAAAATAGACAA AGAAGTTGATGTCATCCTGAAGTACCTAAGTGAACAATGTGGTGCAAAGAAGACTGGTGCCATTGGGTTTTGCTGGGGTGGAGCAGCAGTACATCATCTGATGCTGAAAAACCCTCATTTAAAGGCAGGAGTGTCCCTCTATG GAGTGATCAAGTTCTTTGAGGACAGCTACAGTTTACTTCATCCCACCTTCTTCATTTTTGGTGAAAAGGATGATATCATCCCATTGGAACAG GTCACCCTGCTGGAGcaaaagctaaaagaaaactgtaaagtTGATTATGAAGTTAAAATATACCCCGGACAGACGCATGGGTTTGTACATCGCAAAAGAGAAGATATCAATCCTCAAGATAAACCTTTTAttgaggaaggaagaaaggataTGATCAACTGGCTAAATAAATATCTTTAG